The genomic interval ATCGCCGACTTCGTCGACACCTGCGAACGGCCAGGGCCCGTTGTGCTGACCCACAAGGACATCCAGCCGTGGAACCTGCTCGCTCAAAACGGTCGGCCGGTGGTGCTCGACTGGGAACTCTCGGGGATGCTCGACCTGTCCGGTGAACTCGGCTCGACCGCACTGAGCCTCGCGAAGGGACCCGGCTTCGACGACATCGAGCCCGCCATCTTCCACTCGGTCCTCGACGGGTACGTCGCAGCGGGCGGAACGCTGCCGCCGTCAGGCCCAAGCTGGTTCGTCTTCATGATCAGCGGCTGGCTGGGCCACACAAGATGGAACATCCTCCGCTGCCTGGCCGGCATCGAGGCAAGCACCGGCCCGGACGTCGCTCTGTCCCACGAGTCCGCCCGCAACGGCATCCGCGGCCTACCCGACCTCTTCGGCCGGCTCCCAGACCTCGAGTCGCTCCTCGTGTGACTCGAGGCTTCTAGGAGTCCCGCAGGGTGATGTTCGCGTGGCTCTCCTGGAAGCTCTGCTCGGAGACCAGGGTGAGCCGGGCGGTGGAACGGAACTCCGGCAGTGTGGTGGAGCCGCAGGAGACCATCGTGGTCTTGAGCTTGGCGATGGTCACAGCGAGGCCTTCGTCGAGGTCGCCGGCGTAGGGCACGTAGCCGTCGACGCCTTCCTCGAAGATCAGCCCCTGGCCGCCCTGGCCGTAGCGCTGCCAGTTGCGGGCGCGGTTCGAGCCTTCGCCCCAGTACTCCTTCACGAAGCCGTCCCGAGTGGGGAGTTTCGCGCCGGCGGCCTGGTCGAAGCGCGCGAAGTAGCGTCCCATCATCACGAAGTCGGACCCCATCGCCAGCGCCAGGGCGACGTGGTAGTCGTGCACCAGCCCGCCGTCGGAGCAGATCGGCACGTAGTCGCCGGTGCGTTCGCGGAAGGCGTCCCGGGCCTCGGCAACATCCAGTACTGCGCTGGCCTGGCCACGACCGATGCCTTTCTGATCACGGGTGATGCAGATGGAACCGCCGCCCACGCCGACCTTGACGAAGTCGGCACCGGCCTCCGCGAGGTAGGTGAACGCCTCGCCGTCGACCACGTTGCCGCCGCCGACCGGGACCTCGGGATAGTGCTTCTTCACCCAGGTCAGGGCCTGTGCCTGCCAGTCGCTGTAGCCGTCGGAGGAGTCGAAGCAGAAGGCGTCCGCGCCCGCGTCCAGCAAGGCGGGGACGCGCTCTTGGTAGTCGTGGGTGTTGATGCCCGCGCCGACGCGCAGACGCTTGGCAGCGTCCACGACCTGGTTCGGGAAGCGCTTGTTGTCGGCGTAGTCGGATCGGAAGACCAGATGTTGCAGGTGGCCCTCGTCGTCCACGACCGGGAGACAGTCGAGCCGTTCGTCCCACAGCCGGGCGTTGGCCTCGGAGAGCGTGGTGTCGGGCCCGGCCTGGGGCAGGTCTGCGATGGGGATCATCCGGCCGCTGACCGGTCCGTCGAGGTCGTGTCGCTGCGGGTGGAAGTCCCGGGAGGTCACCAGGCCGAGCAGGCGGCCGGTGGCGGTCCCGTCGTGGGTGACCGCGGCGGTGCTGTGGCCGGTGCGACGCATGACGTCGACCAGCAGGCTCAGGGTGTCCTCGGGGCGGACGTTGGTGTCGCTGGTGACGAAGCCGGCCTTGAAGTTCTTCACTCGGCGGACAGCGGCGACCTGGTCCTGGATCGGCTGGTTGTGGTGCAGAAAGCTCAGGCCGCCGTTGCGCGCGAGTGCGATGGCGAGTTCTGGTGTGCTGACCGCCTGCATGATCGCGGAGGTGAACGGGGAGTGCAGCTCGATCGCCGAAGGTTCCCCCACCCGGTGCCGCACCAGGGAGGTGCGCAGGTCGACCGTCGCCGGCGAGCAGTCGGTCCGGGTCAGGTTCGGCAGGAGCAGAAACTCGTTGAACGTCCGCGAGACCTCGGCGATGATCTGTGCCATTCGTTCCTCCTGATCCGTCGACCGGGGTCCGGCTGCCTGCCGTGATCGAACGGGGTGGGGTCGTGACCTGGCACCCTATCGATTACCCCGCCGCTGCACGAATTGTTGGCTGTAGGCCGCAGTCGATTCGATGCGCATACGATGGAATCTCTGGCCTTCGGTGCTGTTCTTGTTGCGACGCAGCTGAAGCGATTCAGGGAGGCCTGTGAGGTAGACGGGCCGATCGAGCCGCGGTTCGACGGGGCTACGTACGGCGCTTGCGGCGTGCCATGACATCAGTGTCGAGCGCGTCCCACGCCGCCTGTGGGCCAACGCGTGGTCGGAACCGCCGGCGGCACCACCGACCGCGGCCGACTGCTACTCGCCTCTCCGCGAACTG from Kribbella sp. NBC_00709 carries:
- a CDS encoding IMP dehydrogenase gives rise to the protein MAQIIAEVSRTFNEFLLLPNLTRTDCSPATVDLRTSLVRHRVGEPSAIELHSPFTSAIMQAVSTPELAIALARNGGLSFLHHNQPIQDQVAAVRRVKNFKAGFVTSDTNVRPEDTLSLLVDVMRRTGHSTAAVTHDGTATGRLLGLVTSRDFHPQRHDLDGPVSGRMIPIADLPQAGPDTTLSEANARLWDERLDCLPVVDDEGHLQHLVFRSDYADNKRFPNQVVDAAKRLRVGAGINTHDYQERVPALLDAGADAFCFDSSDGYSDWQAQALTWVKKHYPEVPVGGGNVVDGEAFTYLAEAGADFVKVGVGGGSICITRDQKGIGRGQASAVLDVAEARDAFRERTGDYVPICSDGGLVHDYHVALALAMGSDFVMMGRYFARFDQAAGAKLPTRDGFVKEYWGEGSNRARNWQRYGQGGQGLIFEEGVDGYVPYAGDLDEGLAVTIAKLKTTMVSCGSTTLPEFRSTARLTLVSEQSFQESHANITLRDS